The following are from one region of the Anomaloglossus baeobatrachus isolate aAnoBae1 chromosome 1, aAnoBae1.hap1, whole genome shotgun sequence genome:
- the LOC142290311 gene encoding uncharacterized protein LOC142290311 gives MSSSGSPPFGSETEVAETSQEMLPEEDGRGGEIHGAGGHSASTSRAHDRAPPRPSQGRRRGGGGHSASQRAPDSDGEEAGFINIDLLIDEVREREPLWNMADRRHADSIVTRRLWDEVCHAAVEGWGELNSRGQKKQRDKLQKRWRSIRDRFKKELNQEMQAPSGSGGRRSKYRYFRALSFLRTTMVCRSTVCSTQEPASNPTGAIPEQSATGEHRHRPHPSEPSLPSTSVPSTCAGASRETSLPEAAGDEIAFPLPHPSDTAALSRTPLGSGRQRHRGQEKSYAPEFLHLNAAFQNAIQLLAEQNRSSFSLINANMEKNTHELCTRLDRLHLDASKSPNHCFFQAVLERMEKLSLDHQMHVMQATRQALAQVDSQPPPPTPPRPPAPPPAIVPTPPTAQYQPAAQYQPAAQYQPAAQYQPAAQYQPAAQYQLPTTSAPTLPTHYHISPSTPIMTTTQATNSPATSSVSQSLHSTPQSLPNPIPSPGFPLGFSSTPSPSVTSPPPPPTPLSTLNTPTVRVFPPVSPSSTISTPSPRYTNL, from the exons atgtcgtcttctggtagcccgcccttcgggtcagaaactgag gtggccgaaacatcacaggagatgctgccagaagaggacggaaggggtggagaaatacacggagcgggcggtcatagt gcttcaacttctagggctcacgatagagctcccccaagaccgtcccagggtcgtcgtcgaggtggcggtggtcatagt gcatcacagcgtgctcccgattctgacggtgaggaggccggatttatcaacatcgacctcctcatcgatgaagttagagaaagggagccgctgtggaacatggctgaccgccgccacgctgattcgatcgtaacccgtcgactctgggacgaggtatgccacgcagcggtagaaggttggggggagctcaattctcgtggccagaagaaacagc gtgacaaacttcagaagcggtggcggtctatcagggatcgcttcaaaaaggagttgaatcaagagatgcaggccccgagtggatccggaggacgcagatcgaagtaccgttactttagagcgttgtcgttcctccggacaactatggtgtgcagaag caccgtctgcagcactcaggagcctgcatcgaacccgacaggagcgatccctgaacagtccgccactggggaacacaggcacagaccccacccatctgaaccttcccttccatcgacatctgtcccatccacctgcgctggagcttcccgtgagacttcattacctgaagctgctggtgatgagatagcttttcccctaccccacccctctgacactgctgccctcagtagaacacctttgggttctgggcgtcagcgtcataggggtcaggaaaagagctatgcgcccgagttcttgcatctaaatgcagccttccagaacgccattcaattattagccgaacaaaatcgttcatcttttagcttaataaatgccaatatggaaaaaaatacgcacgaattgtgcacgcgtctggacaggctgcatttagatgcaagtaaatcacccaatcattgtttttttcaagccgtactagagcgcatggaaaagctatctcttgaccatcagatgcatgtaatgcaagccacacggcaggctctggcgcaggttgactcccaaccacctccacccacccctccaagaccacctgccccccctccagccattgtccctactccccctactgcccagtaccagcctgctgcccagtaccagcctgctgcccagtaccagcctgcagcccagtaccagcctgcagcccagtaccagcctgcggcccagtaccagctcccaaccacatctgcccctacacttcctacccactaccacatctcgccttccacacccatcatgaccacaactcaagccactaattcaccagccacctcttctgtctcccaatccctccactccacccctcaatccttaccaaatcccatcccatctcctggtttccctcttggtttctcaagcacaccttcaccttctgttacttccccaccaccaccaccaacaccactttccaccctcaatactccaactgtgcgtgtgttcccacctgtcagcccctccagtactatctccaccccaagcccaagatataccaatttataa